One genomic window of Fusarium fujikuroi IMI 58289 draft genome, chromosome FFUJ_chr01 includes the following:
- a CDS encoding probable glucosidase I: MVVHDGHEYLTEEERRLKEDRDRTKYWKKWGPYVAERQWATGIHDGDAWSHFPHDHARSRAFRWGEDGIAGVCDTHGFQNIGFSFWNEEDEFLKERLFGLSNPQGNHGESVKEAHFHVDNTPHSYMKFLYKYPQKKFPYKDLIDENARRGKEDKEYQITDTGVFDEDRYWDIFIETAKETDDPDEILFRVTAWNRGPDPAPLHIIPQVWFRNTWSWGREPEEKKPSIRYVDENVAKSNHWSLGERHFLCSPSPGVGSSGDDVMPKFMFTENDTNFKALYDQKNKQPYVKDAFHRYIVDGEKEAVNPAKTGTKCAAWFNFNEDGGVNPGECAVVRFRFTRRDDNYLDEEDFDDVIETRKEEADEFYYRLSPLPMADDLRNIQRQAFSGMMWTKQHYHFIWDHWANGDPTMPPPPASRKDIRNSAWKHMHCDDILSMPDSWEYPFFAAWDSAFHCIPLAMIDPDFAKKQLDLFTREWYCHPNGQLPAYEWNFGDVNPPVHAWATFRTFKIERKMYGRQDLDFLERVFQKLLLNFTWWVNRKDADGKNVFEGGFLGLDNIGLFNRSEPLPTGGVLEQADSTGWMAFYCLSMLNIALELAKHRRIYEDIASKFFEHFIFISDAMTFRTGHKDEKSLWNEEDGFYYDAISWGGPWIQQLPVRSLVGLIPLYATITLEPELINRLPSFKKRVDWFIENRCDLAERNMASIRKRGKGNRILLSIVSKDRLEKILKRMLDEDEFFSDHGIRSLSKFHKENPFSMDVNGQKFCVGYVPGDSDSGLFGGNSNWRGPIWLCVNFLLVESLQRFFLFYGPDFQVECPTGSGDYMHLGKVSEEIQHRLQHLFARTDDGRRSINGGDDRLDFDEHWKDYLWFHEFFDGDNGRGLGATHQCGWTGLIARMIHDTGVNCRLPHTPRTPSIAMGHYFDDIFHRSVETGVPHSGMPRIRRSSTARSIGARSDFDDDTRSVTNSIYHDDPDRARERTEADAHMHSYVSEQLERYRDDKKDGNYEHDDEFETKA, encoded by the exons ATGGTTGTTCATGACGGTCACGAATACCTcaccgaggaagagagacGCCTCAAGGAGGATCGCGATCGCACCAAGTACTGGAAGAAATGGGGCCCTTATGTTGCTGAGAGACAATGGGCTACAGGCAT TCACGATGGAGACGCCTGGAGTC ACTTCCCTCACGACCACGCTCGATCGCGCGCATTCCGTTGGGGTGAAGACGGTATCGCTGGTGTCTGCGATACCCACGGCTTCCAAAACattggcttcagcttctggaaCGAGGAAGA TGAATTCCTCAAGGAGCGTCTCTTTGGCCTCTCAAATCCCCAGGGCAACCATGGCGAGAGTGTAAAAGAGGCTCACTTCCACGTCGATAATACCCCT CACTCTTACATGAAATTCCTTTACAAATATCCACAGAAAAAGTTCCCTTACAAAGATCTGATCGACGAAAACGCTCGACGAGGAaaggaagacaaagaatACCAGATCACCGATACCGGGGTCTTCGACGAGGACAGGTACTGGGACATCTTCATCGAGACTGCGAAAGAGACCGATGACCCCGATGAGATCCTCTTCCGAGTTACTGCCTGGAACCGAGGCCCTGACCCTGCGCCTCTTCACATCATTCCCCAGGTTTGGTTCCGCAATACCTGGAGCTGGGGTCGAgagcctgaggagaagaagccatcgatTAGATACGTCGACGAGAATGTGGCCAAGTCTAACCACTGGAGCTTGGGTGAGCGACACTTCTTGTGCTCCCCTTCACCCGGTGTTGGCTCGAGCGGCGACGATGTGATGCCCAAATTCATGTTCACTGAAAACGATACCAACTTCAAGGCTCTCTATGATCAAAAGAACAAGCAACCCTATGTCAAGGATGCGTTCCACCGATACATCGTCGACggagagaaggaggctgtTAACCCTGCCAAGACTGGCACAAAATGCGCTGCATGGTTCAACTTTAACGAAGACGGCGGTGTTAACCCTGGCGAATGTGCTG TCGTTCGATTCCGTTTTACCAGGAGAGACGACAACTAcctcgacgaggaagactTCGATGATGTTATTGAGACCCGCAAGGAGGAGGCCGATGAGTTCTACTACAGACTCAGTCCTCTACCCATGGCAGATGATTTGCGCAATATCCAGCGACAAGCTTTCTCCGGCATGATGTGGACTAAGCAACATTATCACTTCATCTGGGATCACTGGGCGAATGGTGACCCTACTATGCCGCCACCTCCAGCTTCCCGGAAAGACATCAGAAACTCGGCCTGGAAACATATGCACTGCGACGACATTCTATCCATGCCCGATTCATGGGAGTATCCTTTCTTTGCTGCTTGGGATAGTGCCTTTCACTGTATTCCGTTGGCCATGATTGACCCCGACtttgccaagaagcagcttgatTTGTTCACTCGAGAGTGGTACTGTCATCCCAATGGACAGTTGCCAGC ATACGAATGGAACTTTGGTGATGTGAACCCACCAGTCCATGCATGGGCGACTTTCAGAACGTTCAAAATTGAGCGCAAGATGTATGGCCGTCAGGACTTGGACTTCCTAGAGCGCGTGTTCCAGAAGCTACTCCTCAACTTCACCTGGTGGGTGAATCGTAAGGATGCCGATGGCAAGAACGTGTTCGAAGGAGGTTTCTTGGGCCTAGACAATATTGGCTTGTTCAACCGCTCAGAGCCCCTGCCCACTGGCGGTGTCCTAGAGCAAGCCGACAGTACTGGATGGATGGCGTTCTACTGTCTTTCTATGCTCAACATTGCTCTTGAGCTGGCCAAGCATCGCCGAATCTACGAGGATATCGCATCCAAGTTCTTCGAgcacttcatcttcattaGTGATGCGATGACCTTCAGAACCGGCCACAAGGACGAAAAGTCCCTATggaatgaggaggatggctTCTACTATGATGCCATTTCCTGGGGCGGCCCCTGGATCCAGCAGCTGCCCGTCCGATCGCTTGTGGGCTTGATCCCTCTTTATGCGACCATTACTCTGGAACCAGAGTTGATCAACAGGCTCCCTTCTttcaagaagagagttgacTGGTTCATTGAGAACCGATGCGATCTCGCTGAGAGAAACATGGCCAGTATCCGAAAGCGAGGTAAGGGCAACCGTATTCTGTTGTCCATCGTGAGCAAGGACCGATTGGAGAAGATCCTCAAACGCATGCTCGACGAGGACGAGTTCTTCAGTGACCACGGTATTCGCTCACTCTCCAAGTTTCACAAGGAGAACCCATTCTCCATGGACGTAAACGGCCAGAAGTTCTGTGTTGGATACGTGCCGGGTGACTCAGATAGTGGTCTGTTTGGCGGCAACAGCAACTGGAGAGGTCCTATTTGGCTCTGCGTCAACTTCCTGCTTGTGGAATCCCTGCAAcgtttcttcctcttttaCGGACCAGACTTCCAGGTAGAGTGCCCGACTGGTAGTGGCGATTACATGCACCTGGGCAAGGTATCTGAAGAGATTCAGCACCGTTTGCAGCACCTCTTCGCCCGTACCGATGATGGAAGGCGCAGCATCAACGGCGGTGATGATCgtcttgactttgatgagcaCTGGAAGGATTACCTTTGGTTCCACGAATTCTTCGATGGTGATAACGGCCGTGGTCTGGGAGCTACTCACCAGTGTGGATGGACTGGACTGATTGCTCGCATGATTCATGATACTGG CGTCAACTGCCGCCTTCCTCATACTCCTCGCACGCCTTCAATTGCCATGGGTCATTACTTTGACGACATCTTCCATCGAAGCGTCGAGACGGGTGTTCCTCACTCTGGTATGCCTCGCATCAGGCGGTCGTCCACAGCTCGGTCCATCGGTGCCCGTAGtgactttgacgatgatACTCGCTCTGTGACCAACTCGATCTATCACGATGATCCGGATCGAGCCAGGGAGCGCACTGAAGCCGATGCTCACATGCACAGCTACGTCTCCGAGCAGCTTGAGAGGTACAGAGATGACAAGAAGGATGGAAACTATGAGCATGATGACGAGTTCGAGACTAAAGCATAG
- a CDS encoding related to lariat-debranching enzyme, producing MAANTFETQGVRVAVEGCGHGTLDAIYASVEESCKQRGWDGVDILIIGGDFQSVRNAADLSIMSCPVKYRRLGDFPRYYSGEQKAPYLTIFIAGNHEASSHLWELYYGGWVAPNIYYMGAANILRFGPLRIAGLSGIWKGFDYRKPHHERLPFSGDDVKSWYHIREFDVRKMLQVRTQVDIGLSHDWPRAVEWHGDHAELFKKKPFFKQESIDGTLGNVAAEYVMDRLRPPYWFSAHMHVRFAAVKVYKDAEPVTQESKEVLVPVPASAPAPAPATEVNPDEIDLDMDDDDDDDEGSKAEPVAEVEKSEAETKEAPEASNEVSDELRAQLPASFARPQPKKTPGQPVPPEITNKEVRFLALDKCEGHRHYLQLCEIQPFKPETSSEYPPSQESPRWRLKYDPEWLAITRVFHDSLIIGDRSVQAPPDLGEEHYLPLVEKEREWIEENIIKSGKLDVPYNFEITAPPHVPGAPEIVNEQPEEYTSPQTAAFCELMGLANIWDATDAERRQRKAQGPPKTDQRFSGRGRGRGGGRGGRGGRGRGSWQGRGRGGRW from the exons ATGGCTGCAAACACATTCGAGACGCAGGGCGTCCGAGTTGCAGTAGAAGGATGT GGCCATGGCACGTTAGATGCAATCTACGCCTCAGTGGAAGAGTCTTGTAAGCAACGTGGATGGGATGGCGTtgatattctcatcattggAGGTGATTTTCAG TCCGTACGAAATGCTGCAGATTTGAGCATCATGTCTTGCCCTGTCAAGTATCGACGCCTAGGAGATTTTCCCAGGTACTACTCTGGTGAACAAAAAGCACCCTATCTAACAATATTCATTGCTGGAAACCACGAAGCCAGTTCACATCTCTGGGAGCTTTATTATGGAGGCTGGGTAGCACCCAATATCTATTACATGGGTGCTGCCAATATCTTGCGCTTCGGCCCACTGCGCATCGCTGGATTGTCTGGTATCTGGAAAGGATTTGACTATCGAAAGCCACATCACGAGAGGCTTCCATTCAGCGGTGATGACGTTAAGTCGTGGTACCACATTCGAGAATTCGACGTCCGGAAAATGCTTCAAGTACGGACTCAGGTGGATATCGGCCTTAGTCACGACTGGCCTCGTGCAGTTGAGTGGCATGGGGATCATGCAGAGCTCTTCAAAAAGAAGCCTTTCTTTAAACAGGAGTCCATAGATGGTACCCTTGGTAACGTTGCAGCAGAGTATGTCATGGATCGCCTGCGACCTCCTTACTGGTTCTCAGCACACATGCACGTCAGGTTCGCTGCGGTCAAGGTATACAAAGACGCCGAGCCTGTGACCCAGGAGAGCAAGGAAGTTCTCGTTCCTGTTCCTGCTTCTGCCCCTGCCCCAGCCCCAGCTACAGAGGTGAACCCTGACGAAATAGACTTGGatatggatgatgatgatgatgatgacgagggtTCCAAGGCTGAACCCGTTGCAGAAGTCGAGAAGAGTGAGGCTGAGACGAAAGAAGCTCCAGAGGCATCAAATGAAGTGTCGGATGAGCTAAGGGCGCAGCTTCCAGCATCGTTTGCTCGGCCTCAAccaaagaaaacaccaggTCAACCAGTACCTCCTGAGATCACGAACAAAGAGGTTCGATTTCTTGCCCTGGACAAGTGCGAAGGGCATAGACACTATCTACAATTGTGCGAGATTCAACCTTTCAAGCCAGAGACGAGTTCTGAGTATCCCCCATCCCAAGAATCACCTCGCTGGAGGTTAAAATACGATCCAGAATGGCTCGCAATCACTCGCGTCTTCCATGACTCCTTGATTATTGGTGACCGAAGTGTACAGGCGCCTCCTGATCTTGGGGAAGAGCATTATCTGCCCCTCGTcgaaaaagagagagaatggaTCGAGGAAAATATTATCAAGAGTGGAAAGCTAGATGTCCCTTACAACTTTGAGATCACAGCACCGCCTCACGTACCAGGTGCTCCCGAGATTGTTAACGAGCAGCCAGAGGAGTACACAAGCCCTCAGACGGCGGCTTTCTGTGAACTTATGGGACTAGCAAATATATGGGATGCCACAGATGCAGAGAGGCGACAGCGGAAAGCACAGGGACCGCCCAAAACTGATCAACGATTCTCTGGTCGTGGCAGAGGTCGCGGGGGCGGGAGGGGCGGGAGGGGCGGGagaggacgaggaagctGGCAAGGGAGAGGCcgtggaggaagatggtga
- a CDS encoding probable cis-prenyltransferase: MSDAISSFLRRVIVESPPGEWAMRQLRELLIGALKQGPIPQHVSFEMDGNRRYARNHRMETVEGHHRGFEALARIMEICYKSGVKVVTVYAFSIENFNRPKYEVEGLMELAKIKLEQLTKYGHILDRYGARVRVLGQRDMIRTDVLEVVDKAVARTKHNNKAVLNICFPYTSRAEITSAVKSTVQEFLAPTPPRSTPFSPSRIRQKILSRQLDGREGLPTIPDVLPEEVEPLDGDDAKKDSDGDSSSPTLQPDSPPPRLRARNSAASLSGLPNPETITAETLDKHMYTANDPPLDIFVRTSGVERLSDFMLWQCHQDTQIFFIDTLWPDFDLKDFIWILLEWQWRQKQKDRDEAVVRPSSVTA, encoded by the exons ATGTCTGACGCTATATCATCGTTTCTCCGGAGGGTAATTGTCGAGTCTCCTCCTGGAGAATGGGCTATGCGCCAGCTTCGCGAGCTTCTCATTGGCGCCCTCAAGCAAGGTCCTATTCCTCAACATGTTTCTTTCGAGATGGACGGCAACCGACGATATGCTCGAAATCACAGAATGGAGACGGTAGAGGGTCATCACCGAGGATTTGAGGCGCTAGCTAGG ATCATGGAAATTTGCTACAAGTCTGGAGTCAAGGTAGTGACTGTATACGCCTTCAGTATTGAGAACTTCAATCGACCAAAATATGAAGTGGAGGGTCTGATggagctggccaagatcaagctggAGCAGCTAACAAAATATGGCCATATCCTCGACCGTTACGGTGCCCGTGTGCGCGTCTTGGGCCAGCGCGACATGATCCGAACCGACGTTCTTGAAGTGGTCGACAAGGCTGTCGCGAGAACCAAGCACAATAATAA GGCCGTTCTGAACATCTGCTTCCCATACACCTCGCGAGCCGAGATCACGTCTGCAGTGAAATCAACAGTGCAAGAGTTTCTCGCTCCCACACCTCCTCGAAGCACACCCTTCTCCCCGTCTCGAATTCGACAGAAGATCCTTTCGCGCCAGCTGGACGGTCGCGAGGGGCTGCCTACAATCCCGGATGTCCTCCCCGAAGAGGTCGAACCATtagatggagatgatgccaagaaggacaGCGATGGAGATTCCTCATCGCCCACACTACAACCCGactcccctcctcctcgtctacGCGCAAGAAACAGCGCTGCCAGCCTTTCGGGCTTACCAAACCCCGAAACAATTACAGCCGAGACCTTGGACAAGCACATGTACACTGCAAACGACCCGCCCCTAGATATCTTTGTACGAACCAGCGGAGTGGAGCGCCTCAGCGACTTCATGCTCTGGCAATGCCATCAGGATACACAGATATTCTTCATCGATACTCTGTGGCCTGATTTCGACCTCAAGGACTTCATCTGGATTCTGCTCGAGTGGCAATGgaggcagaagcagaaggatcGCGACGAGGCAGTGGttcggccttcttctgttACAGCGTGA
- a CDS encoding probable MOB1 protein: protein MESPCSPPHTASMFRYLNPKSLLTMQQLETTIIPVSLSGEPLMFVDELTLANPGTLVNSNQRTRNQFRPRVGKGGSASYQLRQYAEVTLGGGSLRKVVKLPEGEDENEWLAVNMVDFYNQINLLYGAITEFCSPQSCPEMKATDEFEYLWQDNENYKRPTKMPAPAYIEQLMSWVQANIDNEQVLPSKIGVPFPKSFPALVRQIFKRMYRVYAHIYCHHYPVIRELGLEPHLNTSFKQYVLFVDEHGLASGRDYWGPLGDLVDSMLKSD from the exons ATGGAGTCTCCGTGTTCGCCGCCGCACACCGCCAGCATGTTTCGATACTTGAACCCGAAGTCGCTCCTGACGATGCAGCAGTTGGAAACGACCATTATACCCGTCTCCCTATCAGGAGAACCTCTGATGTTTGTGGATGAGTTGACACTTGCTAATCCGGGAACTTTGGTGAACAGTAACCAGCGGACGAGAAACCAGTTCCGGCCGCGCGTGGGCAAGGGCGGCTCGGCCAGCTATCAGTTGCGACAATATGCTGAGGTGACGCTCGGCGGTGGCAGCTTGCGCAAGGTTGTCAAGCTTCCAGAaggcgaggatgagaatgaatGGTTAGCTGTCAACA TGGTGGACTTCTATAACCAGATCAACCTTCTCTACGGTGCCATCACCGAGTTCTGCTCACCACAGTCATGCCCTGAAATGAAGGCTACTGATGA GTTCGAGTATTTGTGGCAAGACAATGAGAACTACAAGCGTCCAACCAAGATGCCTGCGCCAGCATACATCGAGCAACTCATGTCATGGGTGCAGGCGAATATTGACAACGAACAAGTCTTGCCCAGCAAGATCG GCGTACCCTTCCCCAAATCATTCCCAGCACTGGTTCGCCAGATCTTTAAACGCATGTACCGTGTATATGCACATATCTACTGCCATCACTACCCCGTGATTCGTGAGCTCGGACTCGAGCCGCACCTCAACACAAGCTTCAAGCAGTACGTGCtgtttgttgatgagcaCGGCCTGGCGAGTGGTAGAGATTACTGGGGTCCTCTTGGTGATCTGGTGGACAGCATGCTCAAGAGCGACTAG
- a CDS encoding probable oligomycin sensitivity conferring protein (ATP5) has protein sequence MFSRQVLRAVRVAAPQRALALRAAPVRSFAAAATTEVKPPISVFGVDGTYATALYTAAVKTSSIDAAADALNRLGALIEKDPKLATVLSAPTLTPADKKAIVQELEKQINAKDETVKNFLATLAENNRLGLIPGVVEKFSSIISAARGEVELTVTSAQALDKRTLNRLETAVSKSAYVSQGQKLKVTNEVNPEIVGGLVVEIGDRTIDLSVSSRIAKMNKLLTDTL, from the exons ATGTTCTCGCGACAGGTTCTCCGCGCCGTCCGAGTCGCCGCTCCTCAGCGAGCCCTCGCCCTCCGAGCCGCCCCCGTCCGATCCttcgctgccgctgccacGACCGAAGTCAAGCCCCCGATTTCCGTCTTCGGCGTTGATGGCACTTATGCTACTGCTCTG TACACTGCTGCCGTCAAGACCTCGAGCATCGACGCCGCTGCCGATGCCCTGAACAGACTCGGCGCTCTCATCGAGAAGGACCCCAAGCTCGCCACCGTCCTGTCCGCCCCGACCCTCACCCCggccgacaagaaggccATCGTCcaggagctcgagaagcagaTCAACGCCAAGGACGAGACCGTCAAGAACTTCCTCGCCACCCTCGCCGAGAACAACCGACTTGGACTTATCCCcggtgttgttgagaagttctcttccatcatctctGCCGCCCGCGGTGAGGTTGAGCTCACTGTTACCAGCGCTCAG GCTCTCGACAAGCGAACACTCAACCGATTGGAGACTGCCGTCTCCAAGTCTGCCTACGTCAGCCAGggccagaagctcaaggtcaCCAACGAG GTTAACCCCGAGATTGTTGGTGGACTCGTCGTTGAGATCGGTGACCGAACCATCGACCTCAGCGTGTCTTCCCGCATCGCCAAGATGAACAAGCTCCTCACGGACACTCTGTAA
- a CDS encoding related to Elongin C transcription elongation factor, with amino-acid sequence MDWKTPSKYITLVSGDGFEFVVLRDAALVSPIIKGMLDVRSQFAEAKEARCVFQEMSAMVLDKVVEYFHYWYRYRNSEDVPDMEIPVELCLELLAAADYLGLDQANMGMK; translated from the exons ATGGACTGGAAGACACCCAGCAAATACATCACTCTCGTTTCTGGCGACGGCTTCGAGTTTGTCGTTCTACGCGATGCTGCTCTTGTCAGCCCAATCATCAAGGGCATGCTCGACGTGAGAAGCCAGTTCGCCGAAGCCAAAGAGGCCCGTTGTGTCTTCCAAGAGATGAG CGCCATGGTCCTTGATAAGGTTGTCGAATACTTCCACTACTGGTACCGTTACCGTAACAGCGAGGATGTTCCCGACATGGAGATCCCGGTCGAGCTCTGCCTCGAACTGTTGGCCGCGGCAGATTACCTGGGCCTGGACCA GGCGAATATGGGCATGAAGTAA